A genomic region of Janthinobacterium lividum contains the following coding sequences:
- a CDS encoding membrane-bound PQQ-dependent dehydrogenase, glucose/quinate/shikimate family, which produces MMIPSFRPGPLLKVTGVIFILFGLALLGGGIWLATLGGSWYYLLAGIGMLIAGALVFQGKRSAQPFMALLLLATLIWSVIEVKFDWWQLLPRLDIWFAAAVWLLLPFVSRRLAPPAAAKQGQAGKTALSAAVALTVIAGVIALFQDYHDLHGDVPAENMAATASGDLSPGVEHNDWSAYGRSGYGDRYAPAAQITPANISGLKEAWTYHTGDFKGPNDPGEIANEVTPLKVNDMLYLCTPHNIVIALNPDTGKEIWRHDPKINRDAASYQHMICRGVAYWDVNAGRAKNNPAPEAADMECPRRILAPTMDGTMIAVNADTGESCKSFGNNGVVNLYKNMAMIKRGFLMPTSPPAVSQKMAVIAASVTDNHSTEEPSGVIRGYDPVTGKLMWNWDPATPEDTAPFPEGKNYTNNSPNSWGVASIDEKLGMVYIPMGNETPDTWGGNRNKNGEKFNSAIVALDLATGKVRWVYQTVHHDIWDMDIGGQPSLVDIDTPKGKVPSVVATTKRGDIYVIDRRDGSLVVPAPEKPVPTSNPAAGDTLSPTQPFSALTFLPERNISEADMWGTTPFDQLACRIIFKERRYEGPFTPQTAGKGAVISPGPLGIFEWGGAAIDPVRQLLIVNPDYMGFLEKLVPRAETTAKGGTGGEMGLQPQTGVPFAVEIKAFLSPLGFPCQAPPWGYVAAVDLRTMKKVWMHKNGTTRDSGPVPIPLPLGVPSLGGMVTTGGGVTFLSSTLDYYIRGYDVSNGKVIWKARLPAGGQATPMSYVSNKSGRQFVVVMAGGHGSLGTKMSDTLVAYALPEGTAAPKK; this is translated from the coding sequence ATGATGATTCCCTCTTTCCGGCCCGGTCCTTTATTAAAGGTCACCGGCGTTATTTTCATTCTGTTCGGCCTCGCCCTGCTGGGCGGCGGCATCTGGCTGGCCACGCTTGGCGGCTCCTGGTACTACTTGCTGGCCGGTATAGGCATGCTGATCGCCGGCGCGCTGGTATTCCAGGGCAAGCGCAGCGCGCAACCGTTCATGGCGCTGCTGCTGCTCGCCACCCTGATCTGGTCCGTCATTGAAGTGAAATTCGACTGGTGGCAATTGCTGCCGCGCCTAGACATCTGGTTTGCCGCCGCCGTCTGGCTGCTGCTGCCCTTCGTCAGCCGCCGCCTGGCGCCACCGGCCGCGGCAAAACAGGGGCAGGCGGGCAAGACGGCCCTCTCCGCCGCCGTGGCCTTGACCGTCATCGCCGGCGTCATCGCCCTGTTCCAGGATTACCATGACCTGCATGGCGACGTGCCAGCCGAAAACATGGCCGCCACCGCCAGCGGCGATCTGTCGCCCGGCGTCGAGCACAACGACTGGTCCGCGTATGGCCGCTCCGGCTATGGCGACCGCTACGCACCCGCCGCGCAGATCACGCCGGCGAATATTTCCGGCTTGAAAGAGGCCTGGACCTACCACACGGGCGACTTCAAGGGACCGAACGACCCGGGCGAGATCGCCAACGAAGTCACGCCGCTGAAGGTCAATGACATGCTGTACCTGTGCACGCCGCACAATATCGTCATCGCCCTGAACCCGGACACGGGCAAGGAAATCTGGCGCCACGATCCGAAGATCAACCGCGATGCTGCCAGCTACCAGCACATGATCTGCCGTGGCGTGGCGTACTGGGACGTCAACGCGGGCCGCGCGAAGAACAATCCCGCCCCTGAAGCTGCCGACATGGAATGCCCGCGCCGCATCCTGGCGCCGACCATGGACGGCACCATGATCGCCGTCAATGCCGATACGGGCGAGTCGTGCAAGAGCTTTGGCAACAACGGCGTCGTCAACCTGTATAAAAACATGGCCATGATCAAGCGCGGTTTCCTGATGCCAACATCGCCGCCGGCCGTCTCGCAGAAAATGGCCGTGATCGCCGCCAGCGTGACGGACAACCATTCGACGGAAGAGCCATCGGGCGTGATCCGCGGCTACGATCCCGTCACCGGCAAGCTGATGTGGAACTGGGACCCGGCCACGCCGGAAGATACGGCCCCCTTCCCTGAAGGCAAGAACTACACCAACAACTCGCCCAATTCGTGGGGCGTGGCCAGCATCGATGAAAAGCTGGGCATGGTGTACATCCCGATGGGCAATGAAACCCCCGACACCTGGGGCGGCAACCGCAACAAGAATGGCGAGAAATTCAACAGCGCCATCGTCGCACTGGACCTGGCGACGGGTAAGGTACGCTGGGTCTACCAGACCGTCCACCACGATATCTGGGACATGGATATCGGCGGCCAGCCGTCGCTGGTCGACATCGACACGCCCAAAGGCAAGGTGCCTTCCGTCGTGGCCACGACAAAACGGGGCGACATCTATGTGATCGACCGCCGCGACGGCAGCCTGGTCGTGCCGGCGCCGGAAAAACCCGTGCCGACGAGCAATCCAGCCGCTGGCGACACCCTGTCGCCCACGCAGCCGTTCTCGGCCCTGACCTTCTTGCCTGAGCGCAATATCAGCGAAGCGGACATGTGGGGCACCACGCCGTTCGACCAGCTCGCTTGCCGCATCATCTTCAAGGAACGCCGCTATGAAGGCCCGTTCACGCCGCAAACGGCCGGCAAGGGCGCCGTCATCTCGCCGGGCCCGCTCGGCATCTTCGAATGGGGTGGCGCGGCCATCGACCCCGTGCGCCAGTTGTTGATCGTCAACCCTGACTACATGGGCTTCCTGGAAAAACTCGTGCCGCGCGCGGAAACGACGGCCAAGGGTGGCACGGGCGGCGAAATGGGCTTGCAGCCGCAGACGGGCGTCCCGTTCGCCGTGGAAATCAAGGCATTCCTGTCGCCGCTGGGCTTCCCATGCCAGGCACCGCCGTGGGGCTATGTGGCCGCCGTCGACCTGCGCACCATGAAAAAAGTGTGGATGCACAAGAACGGCACCACGCGCGACAGCGGCCCCGTGCCGATTCCGCTGCCACTGGGCGTGCCCAGCCTGGGAGGCATGGTCACCACCGGTGGCGGCGTGACCTTCCTCAGCAGCACGCTCGACTATTACATCCGCGGCTACGACGTCAGCAACGGTAAAGTAATCTGGAAAGCCCGCCTGCCGGCCGGCGGCCAGGCTACGCCGATGAGCTACGTGTCGAACAAGTCTGGACGCCAGTTCGTCGTCGTCATGGCCGGCGGCCACGGTTCGCTGGGCACGAAGATGAGCGACACCCTGGTCGCATATGCCTTGCCGGAAGGCACTGCGGCACCGAAGAAGTAA